In Juglans regia cultivar Chandler chromosome 13, Walnut 2.0, whole genome shotgun sequence, the DNA window GCTTTGCAGCCAAATCCAGAGGAAAATGATGCACAGAAGATCTTGGACCGGCGCAGCCCATCCATGGTGGCCTCTTCTGACCATGAGGAAGAGGATGTAATCTCCGGGAATCACATCGTTAACAAACGTAAGgccctttattttattttttcttattttcttgtatagTTGAAAATGATCATGAAAAACTAATAAAGAGATTCTATTTGGATTGGTTTCTGTACGTACAGCCCCTGAGAAGAGACAACGAGCTCCATCAGCCTATAACCGCTTCATTAAGTaagattttcatctttaaatttaatttactcCTCTAGTTTAGctcaaacattatatatatggtgcCTTTGAGTAATGAATATTAACTTGTAACAGAGAGGAGATCAAGAGGCTTAAGGCTGAGAATCCAAACATGGCTCACAAGGAAGCTTTCAGCACAGCAGCCAAAAATGTATGCTCTAGATCAACCAAGAActgtggtttatatatatatatatatatatatatatatatatatatatattgtataacatGATATTGAaactgaagagaaaaaaatgcaaagaaaatttgaatttcaagtgGGGTTTAAACTAATTGCTGGACATGTTAAACTATTTTGATCAGTGGGCTCATTGCCCTGCATTTCAGTCCAAAGGAGATGAAGATCACTATAGTCAGAGTACTGAGGAAAACATGGCTATAAATTGGGACTCTCGATCATGAGGTACATGAGGTAAAGAGCACTTCAACTCATCGAATATCATGATCATCAGCAGTTTCTTCCCACGTTATTCACGATCGAGGATTGCCGATATTGGTCAACTTTTTCTTCTGAGCAAATTAAATCGGTTATAATATAGGCCGGTTTGTTATAACATGTTATGATATGTCATGATCAATCATGCATCATGATCAGATCGCATGTTGGAGGTTAAAAACAAATGTTTCGATCTTTTAATATAACCGGGCGCCATCAATTTTAAGGTTTCGTATGTATATCATTAATTTCTAGGAACATTTGTTTAGCTTTCTATTTGTCATGATTTGGAGGAAGGTATGatcaccatgcatatatattcatGGAGATGATCTgctgatcatgatcaatatgAAATCCCGAATTTTGTTTGGAATATTTCCTTTAATTGGTTATGGCTTTTGGTTCCATTTTTTCATAATAgctcgtttggataataagatgagatgagaagattttagattaattgaataaaatattattagaatattattttttaatattattatttttttaaaatttgaaaaaattaaattatttattatattttatatgaaacttgagaaaattataatgataatatggaTTAagaatgtttatgcatgatctAACGAGACTTGATCTCCATATTTGAAAGAGGTACGTACACATGACGTTGGCATGCATCAAGTTCTCATGATCATCTAATCATGATGAACAACATCCATGTCTAGCTGTACGTATGCGTTTTCTTGTGTGCTGAGGATGACGtggtaaggaaaatgatttttattgttCCAAAACCTGCAAGTTTCGTGTAAATTTTTTCAGAAAAGAGAAATCCACTCGAAatgatcttaaattttatatgtaatatgAGTAcgcgtacgtacgtatatattaCGTACTCATCCAAACTTTTTGAATATTACGAAGGTGGTGGTCACTTTCTGGCATGTGGTTCCgtccataaatatatatcatatttacgAGGCAACGTCGTCGGCCTTAGTTTTAGGGAATTCTAACATGGCAAGGCCTAGCTAGTCactatacgtacgtacgtcttTGTAGAATTGATGGATGCCAGCCATTGAAGTGATTTCAGCAGTGGTGCCTGACTttctgctataaaaaaaatttgcaggTCCATAAAAATGGAAAGCGTTTGgtagtgaaataaaattaagGCCCCGATCAGGGCCGGAGAGGCCACATGCATGGGCAGTGACACCCTTTGAGTGAAAAGAAATCTAGTCGTATGTGTTTCTATTCCTGGGTTGGTGTTGGGATTACCAATATATGCCTCCATTAGAGAGGTCGTCTGGCAGATGCTCTTGGGAATGAGGTTTTCACTGCAAGCTGTCCAAGACTAGTTACAACCCATTCATTGATTgagtgagaaaataaaaaacaaaaatcttctAGGATTAATCGATTGGTCTGAGCTTTTCATGTCCTAAttagcaaatattttttctttttttaaaagcatgtgtaagaaaatttgaaaaatcggTTGAATCAATTAGATCGGTTCGACAATCCAGTGCCGATTGATCTTAAGAATCGAAACCAGTTTAgtaaattagtttttatattttaaaaattaatttgaatcgAACTGCACcggtatatatttattttaatttgttagattgtatataaaatataatataaaattttaatcttattattcatatctataaatcttataacataaaactaatataatatttgatataacaaaaaatgaatcttataaattttaatataaaatttgatataacaaaaaattaatcttataatttttaatataatatttgaagtaacatataaattttaattttaattaatataacatgaaattttatgtAGTGCCACacatgtaaataataaaattatgtagAACAAGGATTAGATGAACTGGTTCTCAAGTCTCAACTTATGTATACGTGTAAACAGTAAACCAGAAAAAGGGGATCAGACCGGactgaaaaaatcaaaatagagGAGATCGGCCTCCGGCTAgtaatttttcacaaaaaatgcaTGACTTGCTTCATCATAAGATATCATATATATCTAGCTTCCAAAATAATCGCAAGTTATCAagaaattaaacatatatattattacattaacctagctagctagctagctagggattcATCTATCAAAGACCccataatataattaattgttgcTAAACTTCTGAGTTTATGATCATCGTGATCTTATCTCCCCATACATTTTATCTTTAATATAGCTAATGCCATTGTCTCCTTCTTGCTAATTTTGGTTCCCTTTGAATATATCTACCTGAAAACAGACGCAAAATTTGTAGAGTTTTCATTGAATGCAACCATGcacacaaaatatatgaaaaagcACATGATGAGGGTCTTACTCGGTAAGGGTCTCGAAGATGTGACATGAAAATATGCTCGAAAGAAGTCTTTATTCTCTTTTTGTAGCTCCCTCCACACTGCAGGCCGGCATGCATGAATAATTCGCAGGACATGATAAGCAGTAGCTAGGTGCACGTGCATTTGCACATAAAgttataatttcaattttcacagagagagagagagagagagagagagaggacctgTAAGTGTGACGAGTGGCCTAATGCTTGCGTGCTCTGCAAGCGCCTTTATGCATTGGTCTCTACTCATGTGAAGGAGAAGGCATCTTTCAATAAGATGTTGAACCTGTTTTTACCCATGCAAAAACCACAGTCtccagatcatgatcatcaggtACTGAAATCCACATTTCGCTATTTATGAATGAACTCAAACCCATTCGTACCGCGTATATCtaacatatatatgttgtaCAGACAAAGCAAAGATTCTACGTACTGATCAACCTTTCATGTTTGTGTAcctataattttattcaaattgcATGCGCAGTACTCATGTACTACCCATTaacccatgagagagagagagagagagagagagagagattgactAACCATTCTAATGCAGCTGTGCGGTTGGCAATGCAAACAAGGGTAGAAGTGAGGGTTAAGCTGGTACATTTCTGCTGAGTATAAGTGGACAAAACGATGAAATTAGCTAAGAGATCGAGAAAGCAAACAAATGAAGTGCAAGGGCGCCGTAGAGATCAAGCGATCGATAGAAGATATTTGGTGCGTGCAtggcttatatatatgtaagaggAAAAAAGACAGTATTCTTGTTATCCACAGATATCTAAGTGAAGGGCCAAAAGAGCACATGACATCCAAACCATAGATTCACCTCATCTTCAAAAAGATAAGAGATCAAGAAATGGCCGGGGGGCATCAGATTGAAAAGTTTGGTTTAGATTATAACACCTAGCTAGGTGGCCAAGCCCATGGCCACTCGaacaacaactatatatatatatatgatatgctATATATCTATCTAATTTATAGCTAGGCTCCAGCCAGTGCACCCATTTGCTGCCCTTTTCCGGGACCTACATTCTTGGAAGTgccatgaacatatatatatatatatgtcagtaCTGGTCCCCCATGGCAACAATATTGGTGCATGCTCAGACGACTCAGAGGTCAGCCTGATCTTGATGTAACGATGGAGCTGGCCAGCAAGGAAAAGACCCTTTATAGTCCTAATTATTAAAGTCTATCCTTAAACCATTCGATTGTGCAGATCCTTTAGTGTTCAAATATCTGCCACGTCGTGCATTTTTGCACCAGCTGATCGAAGCGCACAGAGTAATTAATTCGAGGCTTGGATCGTCGATCGATCGGTATTCTAGTCTCTAAGGggtcgtttgtttttacagttatttcaatttatttaattttatttaatctaattattttaattttttcaaatttttacgtgaaataaaataaataattaaatttttttaaattataaaataaaaataatattaaaaaatatattttaacaatattttatttaattttttaactttaattatatttaatctCATGtgcaaaaataaactaactcaccaatctatatatatatatatatatatataatataaaaaacatgtcaaatttctaaatttattttcgtgaaaataaaaaatttctctatatataatatgaaaaattctatacaccacatcATTATTctactttcatcccactatacATGATAAGccatatttatcatcattaaacaATCATTTATTggaggaaaattctatatatcatactatcatctcactttcatcccactaagtaagatgtgtcatatttatcactattaaatgataatttattgtATGCTTCTGTATtatctaatggtgatgaatgtgcCACATATTACTTAACATGATCAAAATATGATGATAATGtggtatatagcattactcaaaatcatctttttatcatttaatgataataaatataccacattttatataaggagataaaaataagataataatatagtgtataacattatttataatatatatacctggCCGCTAGCTAGTATTGTCATCAAGTGACCCTAACACTTTTCCacggctagctagctatattgACTTGGTTAATTACATTATCTCGTAATATTTTCAGTTTCCCATTAGAGAATACATGATGagctatatattttttgtttccttgaataaaaaattgatttagtGTTTGAGTGTATGGTAGGGATGATCTCACCAATCAAAGGAGAATGCCTAGCTAGGCATTGACATGCGAAACCAGAGCTAGCTGCCCGTGCCCCTACTTTCCGTACGTGTCTTCCAATTTGAGGTTAATTTGCGCCAAATGCAAagtcatttaatatatttacatgagAGAAATAGTTgtatgaagatatatataaagagcaTGCATGAGATGATGATGCCATTTTTTACTCTTGCATGGATTATTATATATGTGGAGGCCGTCATTATCCAACCACCGGCACCGGCCCAATATAAAGTGGCAGTCTACGACACGTCTAACATAACGTAAACCACCATTACTGACCACAACTTTTTCTCTACTCTTTGACTTGCCGTTTCCAAAACATATGGCCACCATTTGCCTAACTTAAACATCTGTGCTTACCAATAAATTCTAATCAGTAATCACGGGTCCAAACTACTCTTCCTTTTTATACAGTTCTTTTAGTTTTGCGTCCATATTGGGGATCAGTTACATTTTAATTTTGGGGGTGGACTTGGGATCTCTGGCATTCAGCCAACATCCAGCCAAAGAACTCAGACCATTTTTCTCTCCCATGACCGATGTGTAAAGaccattttgttttcaaatacacGTTgtttagaaaaaggaaaaaagtgtCATGAATCATGATACGTTGATTGCTTCAAGGAATTATCATCTGACTAAATTCTGCGGGTGAACAATCAAATCTTCCAAAATCCAAGTGTCAGGATTAAACCCTACGCTGTTGGTAAAAAGTGGTTTTATTCTTGCGATTAGAGTGAGTGCTTCCCATATCAAGTGgcaaacataatttttcattgaGAAGCTGGTAGGTTCATAACTTAAACATATCTAAGACAATTCGTGATGCAAGCTAAATGAACAACACAGTCTACTCGAACACATACCATAATTCTCAGCCTGTATCTGGCTGAACAAAACAGTGGACAGACATAACAGAGTCAGATAAAATTTTTACAGGACATTGTGTAGAACCAACTCCTCACTTTGTAAGTTATAAACCATTCATCAACTGTTTTCGTTCTTCTCCAAAGCTGCAAAAAAGTGCAAACGTGAGCAACCATAAAGCTATAAGTATTTGCCTAAACTGAACTGTTAAGAAGTAAAGAGAGATACTATTGTAATTCAGAAGCTTCTCAATGAGGTCAACATGAGTCATAAGCATTCGCCTACAGCAATAACGGACCAACCCCAAGGCATCGAGAGCATctctgccaaaaaaaaaaaaaacgttatcAGAAATCAATATAATCGTGTAATAACAATTACTTCGAGTTATGCTTATATTCAGAACAAAGGTGAGAGAAGGCTCCCTAATCCATCAAGATCATGCTCCAAAAATTGAATACTCTAATCAAGCATGTCTCTCGGCCAATTATGTTTACCACATTTCAAATGGACTCCAGCGGCCAGTGCAATGTATTGTATGCAGTGGGAGGAATTGGTGGGATCTAATCTATGAATTAGGATGAAGATCATCCATATGTAATTTAATAAACACTTTACAAATTCGATTATCCATAATGCCGCATGAAGCACCATGTGCTGCATGTCAGACAGAACATTGTTTAACAATAGTTTGGGACAGTCTCTGTTTGGTGTATAATTGGGGATGTTTTATAGCCTTTTTATAGTGTCCTGTTCTCAAATTTGATAGAAACTAACAGAAAAAACCAAGCATGAGGTGGTTGCGCCCATAAAGGCCTTTCTTAAGTCAACACACAATTAAGATGGAGAGTGCTGGTAAAACCAAGAGCTGTTGCTGTAGATTAGACTCTGAATTTGACCATGCGTGCTAAtggttttcattaaaaaatgctAAATGATGCATCCTGCGTACAATAAGATGCGTATAAGCAAGACATCTAGCTAGAAAGAGAACGAGATACAAGATAGTCATGGATAAGGAGCCCATTAAAGCCTATGGATGCTGTCCAGTGAagaagatttttgaaaaataaagacTTGAGCTATTCTATCCTCTGTTCCCGAtcctcaaaatttatttaatttccttCCCTCCAGATACACCAAATGAGACATATTGGAATTATTTTCCACACTGCTGAGACTTGTGGACTACTGCCTAATCCTCTCCATGAGGTAAAAAACTCCACTATGCTTCTGGGCAAAACAACCCAAGCCTAACCAGCCTGATTGAACAAAGCATTCCTTGGAGCACCAGCCACCTAATAATGTTGTGCAGGTCCAAGTATCAAATTTTGCCAAGATTTATCGTAATGCCCAAGACCAAAACAGAATACCAACCTATCAGGCAATGCACAATATACTTTTCGAATCCGCTTTTATAATGTGATTCTTATAAACTCTTAGGCCCTTCTCCCCTAAAAACGTATCCTAATTATCTCGagcttaaaattttaaaaacaaaattgtaatttacaatgtcataaaaaaacttttacaaTAACCACCCTATGAACTCACAGATACACATTGCCCAAATAGGATCAAACATGATTCAAGCAGAAACTTTACACCCATACTTTTGAGAACAAAACACATTTGACAACTTTTCTGTGAAAAGAAGAATGAGATAATGCATTGTGAAAAAGCAGCATCATCGGAAAATAAGAGTGTTTTCCCGACCACCAGAAGCATACATTGACAAAAATTGAGCAagtacagaaaaataaatttccagTAAGCACACTACATTCTAGACAGATGTTTTTAGCATTCAACGTATAGTCGACGCATACGAATGAGTTCGATTATGGTTACCATTACAGGACCACATTATACATCCAATGTACAAAATAGATACTAAAAATTCATGAACAGATAAAGTAAAGATGCTTCTCACCCTTCGGAGTAATCCGACTGGAGAAGGTCAAGATATGTGTCCCATTTGTTACCAATCACCTACAAAACACAGACCAAATTTTACGTTGACGAGCTATTGTTAAAGATTCTGCAAGCTCCGGTATTTTTCTTAGCCATAAACATAggttttacaaattaaattgaagTGATTGAGGACCATAGGCGTACCTTTCCGCAGGTAAAGCAACGAACTGGGATGATCATCTTCGATTGCCTAGGGTTGCTACGCAGTCACTGTTCTCTCTTCGTGtgtacttttttctctcaccgTGGAAGTTTCTGAGGAGGTCTTTTAACACGGGTGGGGCTTCGACTCGGGGCGGTTAGATTTTCGACTGCCCGGCCCATTATGTTTACCCGGCCTTTCTAAGGTGAATGTTTAAAGAGAAGTGCTAGAGAGCATCCACTGTAGTGGTGTACACAATGCACACACTATGTGGATGGCTCtcatccacttttttttttccttccttccttcagATGCagcggcttctctctctcatctctctcaccagcgtctctctctctcatcatctccgctctctctcatctctctctctctctctctctctctctctcatctctgctttcgctctctctctcatctgcaCTCTGGCTCTCTCTCGTCTCgactctcgctctctctctcatctctgctttcgctctctctcatctccgctctctctctctcatctctgctctcgcgctctctctcatctctgctctcgctctcgtctccgctctctctctcgtctcgctctctctctctctctctctctctctctctcgtctcagctctcgctctctctctcatctccgctctcgtcttgctctctctctctctttctcgtttcccctctctctcatcatctctcccatccatctctaattttaaatttaacaaacatGTGGTGTAGATTTGgacacatcatgtgtgcaaaactGGTTGCTATAAACAGTGGCTTCTACATATAATATTT includes these proteins:
- the LOC108979083 gene encoding axial regulator YABBY 4 isoform X2, with product MSSVLNHLFDLSEQICYVQCGFCTTILLVSVPCSSLSVVVTVRCGHCTSLLSVNMTNASFLPLHLLTSFNHEEPNPEENDAQKILDRRSPSMVASSDHEEEDVISGNHIVNKPPEKRQRAPSAYNRFIKEEIKRLKAENPNMAHKEAFSTAAKNSKGDEDHYSQSTEENMAINWDSRS
- the LOC108979074 gene encoding uncharacterized protein LOC108979074, whose protein sequence is MYQLNPHFYPCLHCQPHSCIRMVQHLIERCLLLHMSRDQCIKALAEHASIRPLVTLTVWRELQKENKDFFRAYFHVTSSRPLPSRYIQREPKLARRRQWH
- the LOC108979072 gene encoding DNA-directed RNA polymerases I, II, and III subunit RPABC5, whose amino-acid sequence is MIIPVRCFTCGKVIGNKWDTYLDLLQSDYSEGDALDALGLVRYCCRRMLMTHVDLIEKLLNYNTLEKNENS
- the LOC108979083 gene encoding axial regulator YABBY 4 isoform X1, which produces MSSVLNHLFDLSEQICYVQCGFCTTILLVSVPCSSLSVVVTVRCGHCTSLLSVNMTNASFLPLHLLTSFNHEEPNPEENDAQKILDRRSPSMVASSDHEEEDVISGNHIVNKPPEKRQRAPSAYNRFIKEEIKRLKAENPNMAHKEAFSTAAKNWAHCPAFQSKGDEDHYSQSTEENMAINWDSRS